In Candidatus Promineifilum breve, one genomic interval encodes:
- the pyrH gene encoding UMP kinase: MPDVRYRRILLKMGGEALAGQGESGIAPQNAIEVAQVVKDIHDLGVQVALVIGGGNLWRGSVGTKYGMDQTTADHIGMLATVMNALVLKDVLERAGVVTRVQTAFEIRAIAEPYIRLRAIRHMEKGRVVILAGGTGNPYFTTDSAGALRAMELNAEVMIKATKVGAIYDDDPLKNPNAKPFDRLTYQQFLEMRLRVLDTTAVSLCMDNNMPIVVLDFWQKDSVKRFVLGETVGTTISA, encoded by the coding sequence ATGCCCGATGTCCGCTATAGGCGAATACTTCTGAAAATGGGTGGCGAGGCGCTGGCCGGGCAGGGCGAATCCGGTATCGCCCCCCAGAACGCCATCGAGGTCGCCCAGGTCGTGAAGGATATTCACGACCTGGGCGTCCAGGTGGCCCTGGTCATCGGCGGCGGCAACCTGTGGCGCGGTTCGGTGGGCACGAAGTATGGCATGGACCAGACCACGGCCGACCACATCGGCATGTTGGCGACGGTGATGAACGCGCTGGTGCTGAAGGACGTGCTGGAGCGCGCCGGCGTGGTGACGCGGGTGCAGACGGCGTTCGAGATTCGGGCCATCGCCGAGCCGTACATCCGCCTGCGGGCCATCCGCCACATGGAAAAGGGGCGCGTCGTCATTCTGGCCGGCGGCACGGGCAACCCGTACTTCACCACGGACTCGGCCGGGGCGCTGCGGGCCATGGAACTCAACGCCGAGGTGATGATCAAGGCCACCAAGGTCGGGGCTATCTACGACGATGACCCGCTGAAAAACCCCAACGCCAAGCCCTTTGATCGGCTGACCTATCAGCAGTTCCTGGAGATGCGGCTGCGGGTGCTCGATACGACGGCCGTTTCGCTGTGCATGGATAACAACATGCCCATTGTCGTGCTAGACTTCTGGCAGAAGGACAGCGTCAAGCGCTTTGTCCTGGGCGAGACGGTGGGCACGACGATTTCCGCCTGA
- a CDS encoding SDR family NAD(P)-dependent oxidoreductase, with amino-acid sequence MTSKQGRLLYATAIAGAATVAGVAGLRAWRQATADRELLPRGRAMITGASSGIGEAFARRLAAEGFDLTLVARREERLRALADELSAAHAIRAEALAADLGRPEEIARLVEAIRALPDLTLLINNAGFGTHGDFAEVALERHLEMMRVHNEATVALSWAALPGMIARGGGAIINVSSVASFFPSGGGSIYSATKVFLNNFSEALAAEVNGSGVRVQALCPGFTYSEFHDTAEYQAFDRKTIPDKLWMSAEAVVDESLAALGSDKVIVVPGRVYQGMVLAAQSPLGGTIRSAARAVRRRWHVVRDL; translated from the coding sequence ATGACATCGAAACAGGGTAGACTACTCTACGCGACGGCCATTGCCGGCGCGGCGACCGTGGCCGGCGTGGCCGGCCTGCGGGCCTGGCGGCAAGCCACGGCCGACCGCGAACTGCTGCCGCGCGGCCGGGCCATGATCACCGGCGCGTCGAGCGGCATCGGCGAAGCGTTTGCCCGGCGGTTGGCCGCCGAAGGGTTCGACCTGACGCTGGTGGCCCGGCGCGAGGAGCGGCTGCGGGCGCTGGCCGATGAGTTGAGCGCCGCCCACGCCATCCGCGCCGAGGCGCTGGCCGCCGACCTGGGCCGCCCGGAAGAGATCGCCCGGCTGGTCGAGGCCATTCGGGCTTTGCCCGATCTGACGCTGCTCATCAATAACGCCGGCTTCGGCACCCACGGCGATTTTGCCGAGGTGGCCCTCGAGCGGCATCTGGAGATGATGCGCGTCCACAATGAGGCGACGGTGGCCCTGTCGTGGGCGGCGCTGCCGGGGATGATCGCCCGCGGTGGCGGGGCGATCATCAACGTCAGTTCCGTCGCCTCATTCTTCCCATCCGGCGGCGGGTCGATCTACTCGGCCACTAAGGTCTTCCTGAACAATTTCTCCGAGGCGCTGGCGGCCGAGGTCAATGGATCGGGTGTGCGGGTGCAGGCGCTGTGCCCCGGCTTCACCTATAGCGAATTCCACGACACGGCCGAATACCAGGCGTTCGACCGCAAGACGATCCCGGACAAGTTATGGATGTCGGCCGAGGCCGTGGTCGATGAATCGCTGGCGGCGCTGGGGAGCGACAAGGTGATCGTCGTGCCGGGGCGGGTCTATCAGGGCATGGTGCTGGCCGCGCAAAGCCCGCTGGGCGGCACGATCCGCAGCGCCGCGCGCGCGGTGCGGCGTCGCTGGCACGTCGTCCGCGATCTGTAA
- the tsf gene encoding translation elongation factor Ts has protein sequence MAITTAMVKELREATGAGVLEAKKALETHDGDFNKAVDMLREKGAARAAKRADRSANQGIIELYTHPGNRVGVMLELNCETDFVAMNAQFRELAHNLALHIAAAAPRYMNIEDVPAAELEREMSVLKAQALAEGKPEAVAEKIVAGRLNKFYEEICLMEQPFVKDEKVKIKDMVTDAIRMTGENVIVRRFARYELGESLED, from the coding sequence ATGGCAATTACCACCGCAATGGTTAAAGAATTGCGCGAGGCCACCGGCGCGGGCGTGCTGGAGGCCAAGAAAGCGCTGGAAACCCACGACGGCGATTTCAACAAGGCCGTGGACATGCTGCGCGAGAAAGGCGCGGCCCGCGCCGCCAAGCGCGCCGACCGCTCGGCCAATCAGGGCATCATCGAGCTGTATACCCACCCCGGCAATCGTGTCGGCGTGATGCTGGAACTGAACTGCGAGACCGACTTCGTGGCGATGAACGCCCAGTTCCGCGAACTGGCCCACAATCTGGCTCTCCACATCGCCGCCGCCGCGCCCCGTTACATGAATATCGAGGACGTGCCGGCCGCCGAACTGGAGCGCGAGATGTCGGTGCTGAAGGCTCAGGCGCTGGCCGAGGGCAAGCCCGAAGCCGTGGCCGAAAAGATCGTGGCCGGGCGGCTCAACAAGTTCTACGAAGAGATTTGTCTGATGGAGCAGCCGTTCGTCAAGGATGAGAAGGTCAAGATCAAGGATATGGTCACCGACGCCATCCGCATGACCGGCGAGAACGTCATCGTCCGCCGCTTCGCCCGCTATGAGCTGGGCGAGTCGCTGGAAGACTAA
- a CDS encoding VOC family protein → MAQKIGYVALVVRDYDEAIAYYTAGLGFELIEDSDLGGGKRWVLVRPSGEGGTSLLLAKAVGPEQASRIGNQTGGRVFLFLHTDDFWRDYEAMRARGVRFMEEPRRESYGAVVVFEDLYGNRWDLLELSAP, encoded by the coding sequence ATGGCCCAAAAGATTGGTTACGTCGCTTTGGTTGTGCGGGATTACGATGAGGCCATTGCCTATTACACGGCAGGGCTGGGCTTTGAATTAATCGAGGATAGCGACCTGGGCGGCGGCAAACGGTGGGTGCTGGTGCGGCCGTCGGGCGAGGGCGGGACGAGCTTGTTGTTAGCCAAAGCGGTCGGCCCTGAGCAAGCGAGCCGCATCGGCAACCAAACAGGCGGCCGCGTCTTTCTGTTCCTGCATACCGATGACTTCTGGCGCGATTATGAAGCAATGCGCGCGCGCGGCGTTCGCTTCATGGAAGAGCCGCGCCGCGAGTCCTATGGCGCGGTGGTCGTCTTCGAGGATTTATACGGCAACCGGTGGGATCTGCTTGAATTGTCCGCACCCTAG
- a CDS encoding PspC domain-containing protein has product MNDKRLIRSRNNRMFFGVCAGLADYLNVDPVIVRLLMVLLTLWNGVGLLVYFVLAIIMPQEADATPKANAFNEEEIVIKGS; this is encoded by the coding sequence ATGAACGATAAACGTCTGATTCGCTCCCGTAACAACCGTATGTTCTTCGGCGTTTGCGCCGGTTTGGCCGACTATTTGAACGTCGATCCGGTCATCGTCCGCCTGCTGATGGTATTGCTGACCCTGTGGAACGGCGTGGGCCTGCTGGTCTACTTCGTGCTGGCGATCATCATGCCCCAGGAAGCGGACGCAACCCCCAAGGCCAACGCCTTCAACGAGGAAGAGATTGTCATTAAAGGTTCGTAA
- a CDS encoding GNAT family N-acetyltransferase, whose product MNTPTNILETDRLLLRRLIPDDLDALYALYRDPEMRRYFPPEGASPDRTLTREETWEELEWFLNGHPRHPELGLWATILKDNGAFIGRCGLLPWTIDGQDEVEVAYMIDKAYWRRGLASEAASGIRDYAFQQLGLSRLICMIYPENVASVKVAESMGMAFEKECVDEHGPYWVYSMTKPVAG is encoded by the coding sequence ATGAATACACCGACGAACATTCTGGAAACCGACCGCCTTCTCCTCCGCCGCCTCATCCCCGACGACCTCGATGCTCTCTACGCCCTCTACCGCGACCCGGAGATGCGGCGCTACTTCCCGCCCGAGGGCGCGTCGCCCGACCGGACGCTGACCCGCGAGGAGACGTGGGAAGAACTGGAGTGGTTCCTCAACGGCCACCCGCGCCACCCGGAGTTGGGGCTGTGGGCGACCATTCTCAAGGACAACGGCGCGTTCATCGGCCGCTGTGGCCTGCTGCCGTGGACGATTGACGGCCAGGACGAGGTCGAAGTCGCCTACATGATCGACAAAGCTTATTGGCGGCGCGGCCTCGCTTCGGAGGCGGCGAGCGGCATTCGCGATTACGCCTTCCAGCAGTTGGGCCTGTCGCGCCTGATCTGCATGATTTACCCGGAGAATGTGGCCTCGGTCAAAGTCGCCGAAAGCATGGGCATGGCGTTCGAGAAGGAGTGCGTCGATGAACATGGGCCTTACTGGGTCTACTCGATGACCAAGCCTGTGGCTGGATAA
- a CDS encoding class II fructose-bisphosphate aldolase, which translates to MKSHSVDELLRHLDGVVTVDREIVTVRDEAALRDKIDGLIQTAVFSEGLVRDTARWLIWEIAQGLGIYPASIHQLYMAIGRGDVPTTFTVPAMNIRAMNYNSSRAVFRAANKHNVSAMLFEIARSEIGYTGQRPMEYTASILAAAIKEGYRGPVFIQGDHFQISLSRYKSTPDAEVQAVKDLMDEAVAAGFFNIDIDTSTLVDLSYATLDEQQTTNYTLCAELTRYVRSIEPEGITVSLGGEIGEVGHKNSTVEELHAFMQGYRRVLPDSAEGGVPGISKISVQTGTSHGGVVLPDGTLAQVKVDFETLRDLSRVARDDYGMGGAVQHGASTLPPSAFNKFPEIGTVEIHLATNFQNIVFDYLPREVVDEAYAYLRENHKDEWKAGKTDEQSLYSARKRAIGPFKAQWWNLEESKLAEIGGVLQEQFEFLFDQLNVKGTRDVVESVTTRVVIHQPKPAEAAEAVAAEDVKDLAD; encoded by the coding sequence ATGAAGTCACATTCTGTTGACGAACTGTTGCGCCATCTCGATGGCGTCGTCACCGTTGACCGCGAAATCGTCACTGTGCGCGACGAAGCGGCGCTGCGCGACAAGATCGATGGCCTGATCCAGACCGCTGTCTTCAGCGAGGGCCTCGTCCGCGACACGGCCCGCTGGCTCATCTGGGAGATCGCCCAGGGGTTGGGCATCTATCCGGCGTCGATCCACCAACTCTACATGGCGATCGGCCGCGGCGACGTGCCGACCACCTTCACCGTGCCGGCCATGAACATCCGCGCCATGAACTACAATTCGTCGCGCGCCGTCTTCCGCGCCGCCAACAAGCACAACGTCAGCGCCATGCTGTTCGAGATCGCCCGCAGCGAGATCGGCTACACCGGCCAGCGGCCGATGGAGTACACGGCCAGCATCCTGGCCGCGGCCATCAAGGAAGGCTATCGCGGCCCGGTCTTCATCCAGGGCGACCATTTCCAGATTTCGCTCAGCCGCTACAAGAGCACGCCCGACGCCGAAGTGCAGGCCGTGAAGGACCTGATGGACGAGGCCGTGGCCGCCGGTTTCTTCAACATCGACATCGATACCTCGACCCTGGTCGATCTGAGCTATGCCACGCTCGATGAGCAGCAGACGACCAACTACACCCTGTGCGCCGAACTGACCCGCTACGTCCGCTCGATTGAGCCGGAAGGCATCACCGTCTCCCTGGGCGGCGAAATCGGCGAGGTGGGCCACAAGAATTCGACCGTCGAGGAACTCCACGCCTTCATGCAGGGCTACCGGCGCGTGTTGCCCGATTCGGCCGAGGGCGGCGTGCCCGGCATCTCCAAGATTTCGGTGCAGACGGGCACCAGCCACGGCGGCGTGGTGCTGCCCGACGGCACGCTGGCCCAGGTGAAGGTCGATTTCGAAACGCTCCGCGACCTGAGCCGCGTGGCGCGCGACGATTACGGGATGGGCGGCGCGGTGCAGCACGGCGCGTCGACGCTGCCGCCGAGCGCCTTCAACAAGTTCCCCGAAATCGGCACGGTGGAAATCCATCTGGCGACCAACTTCCAGAACATCGTCTTCGATTACCTGCCTCGGGAAGTCGTCGATGAAGCCTACGCCTACCTGCGCGAGAACCACAAGGACGAGTGGAAGGCGGGCAAGACCGACGAGCAAAGCCTCTACTCGGCTCGCAAGCGGGCCATCGGCCCCTTCAAGGCCCAGTGGTGGAACCTCGAAGAGAGCAAGCTGGCCGAGATCGGCGGCGTGTTGCAGGAGCAGTTTGAGTTCCTGTTCGACCAGTTGAACGTGAAGGGCACGCGCGACGTGGTGGAAAGCGTGACGACGCGCGTTGTCATCCACCAGCCCAAGCCGGCCGAGGCCGCCGAAGCCGTGGCCGCCGAGGACGTGAAGGACCTGGCCGACTAA
- a CDS encoding phosphatidate cytidylyltransferase → MLTQRIVIALIIGPVLLTAAYFGGWLFFAAVAFLMIMSGIEYANIMRVLKHQLPLWLLLPGIALLLFGAWQPGWNIDGLAFFLVIFAGLIYCLRLFERGVTLDAALDWFALVAGIVLLGWVGGHFFHLRNLPVVGAQWTMLGLLSIWSADMGAFAVGKWLAGRGILGRHALAPRLSPKKTVEGYVGGIIIGTAVTISAALILDLPVLLAVVVGLAVSIFGLFGDLSISLLKREAGLKDSGKIFPGHGGALDRSDSLIWAIAIVYYLVLFLGPILA, encoded by the coding sequence ATGCTCACCCAACGCATCGTCATCGCTCTCATCATCGGGCCGGTTCTGTTGACAGCCGCTTATTTCGGCGGCTGGTTGTTTTTCGCGGCGGTGGCCTTCCTGATGATTATGTCCGGGATTGAGTACGCCAACATCATGCGCGTGCTGAAGCACCAGTTGCCGCTGTGGCTGCTCTTGCCGGGCATCGCCTTGCTGCTTTTTGGGGCCTGGCAGCCGGGCTGGAATATCGACGGCCTGGCCTTTTTCCTGGTCATCTTCGCCGGCCTGATCTACTGCCTGCGCCTGTTCGAGCGCGGCGTCACCCTGGACGCGGCCCTCGACTGGTTTGCATTGGTCGCCGGCATCGTGCTGTTGGGCTGGGTAGGCGGCCATTTCTTTCACCTGCGCAACCTGCCGGTGGTCGGCGCGCAGTGGACGATGCTGGGCCTCCTGAGCATCTGGTCGGCCGACATGGGCGCTTTTGCCGTGGGCAAATGGCTGGCCGGGCGGGGCATTCTGGGCCGCCACGCGCTGGCCCCGCGCCTCAGCCCCAAGAAGACAGTCGAGGGGTACGTCGGCGGCATCATCATCGGCACGGCGGTCACCATCAGCGCCGCGCTCATCCTCGACCTGCCCGTGCTGTTGGCGGTCGTGGTCGGGCTGGCCGTCAGTATTTTTGGCCTGTTCGGCGATCTCAGCATTTCGCTGCTCAAGCGCGAGGCCGGACTGAAAGATTCGGGCAAGATTTTTCCGGGGCATGGCGGCGCGCTCGATCGTTCCGATTCGCTGATCTGGGCCATCGCCATCGTCTATTATCTCGTTCTTTTTCTAGGCCCAATCCTGGCCTAG
- the rpsB gene encoding 30S ribosomal protein S2, with product MKGVEEQNNRKENTLMAIVSMKALLETGVHFGHRTRRWNPKMKPYIFTERNGIHILDLQQTIVLIEEAYNAIRDVVSTGGDVLFVGTKRQAQDTVAREAARANQPYVNDRWLGGTLTNWRTIRQRINYLRELETRRDAGEFDLLKKTERLRIEREIEKLNLRLGGIREMRDLPKLLFIVDVSHEETAIREANTLKIPIVGVVDTNSDPDPIDYVIPSNDDAIRAIKLIVGKMADAALEGIAMRKETMQEQVTDFDRYRYESFDGMEDAEDELLLGASTLAKLREAQPAGVVEVEEEKPIAAIENEVFFAEGDDESDAAAA from the coding sequence ATGAAAGGCGTGGAAGAACAAAACAATCGCAAGGAGAATACCCTCATGGCCATCGTTTCAATGAAAGCGCTCCTGGAAACGGGCGTACACTTCGGGCACCGCACGCGACGCTGGAACCCGAAGATGAAACCGTATATTTTCACCGAACGCAACGGGATTCACATCCTCGATTTGCAGCAGACGATCGTTCTGATCGAGGAAGCCTATAACGCCATTCGCGACGTGGTCTCGACCGGCGGGGACGTGCTCTTCGTGGGCACCAAGCGCCAGGCCCAGGACACCGTGGCCCGCGAGGCGGCGCGCGCCAACCAGCCTTACGTCAACGACCGTTGGCTGGGCGGCACGCTGACCAACTGGCGCACCATCCGCCAGCGCATCAACTATCTGCGCGAGCTGGAAACCCGCCGCGACGCCGGTGAGTTCGACCTGCTGAAGAAGACCGAGCGCCTGCGCATCGAGCGCGAGATCGAAAAGCTCAACCTGCGCCTGGGCGGCATCCGCGAAATGCGCGACCTGCCCAAGCTGTTGTTCATCGTCGACGTGAGCCACGAAGAGACGGCCATCCGCGAGGCCAACACCCTGAAGATTCCCATCGTCGGCGTGGTCGATACCAACAGCGACCCCGACCCCATCGATTACGTCATCCCCTCCAACGACGACGCCATCCGCGCCATCAAGCTCATCGTGGGCAAGATGGCCGACGCCGCGCTGGAAGGGATCGCCATGCGCAAGGAAACCATGCAGGAGCAGGTCACCGATTTCGACCGCTACCGCTATGAGTCCTTCGACGGCATGGAAGATGCCGAGGATGAATTGCTGCTGGGCGCGTCCACGCTGGCCAAGCTGCGTGAAGCGCAGCCCGCGGGCGTGGTCGAAGTAGAGGAAGAAAAACCGATCGCGGCGATCGAGAACGAGGTTTTCTTTGCGGAAGGCGACGACGAGAGCGACGCGGCCGCCGCGTAA
- a CDS encoding isoprenyl transferase, with amino-acid sequence MARRREEPLDLSSLEMPVHVAIIMDGNGRWARKRGLPRQAGHRAGAENLRRIIRACVEFNIKVLTIYAFSTENWGRPKSEVQALMKIFARVLDQETGELNAQGVCVHHLGDLTGVDPKLQEKVRRALELTRDNTRLILNVAFNYGGRAEIIHAVRQMLADGIQPEELNEGLFSSYLFTKGLPDPDLVIRTSGELRISNFLIWQAAYSEYYPTPALWPDFGREELYEAIVAFNQRERRYGLVTEESS; translated from the coding sequence ATGGCGCGTCGTCGCGAAGAACCGCTCGATCTGTCGTCGCTGGAAATGCCGGTCCACGTGGCGATCATCATGGATGGCAACGGCCGCTGGGCGCGCAAGCGGGGGCTGCCGCGCCAGGCCGGCCACCGCGCCGGGGCCGAGAATCTGCGGCGCATCATTCGCGCCTGCGTCGAGTTCAACATCAAGGTGTTGACTATCTACGCTTTCTCCACCGAGAATTGGGGGCGGCCGAAGAGCGAAGTGCAGGCGCTGATGAAAATCTTCGCCCGCGTGCTCGATCAGGAGACGGGCGAACTGAACGCGCAGGGCGTCTGCGTCCACCATCTGGGCGACCTGACCGGCGTCGATCCGAAATTGCAAGAGAAAGTGCGCCGCGCGCTGGAGCTGACCCGCGACAACACCCGCCTCATCCTCAACGTGGCCTTCAACTATGGCGGCCGGGCCGAGATCATCCACGCCGTGCGCCAAATGCTGGCCGACGGCATCCAGCCGGAAGAACTGAACGAGGGGTTGTTCAGCAGCTATCTTTTCACCAAAGGTCTGCCCGATCCCGATCTGGTCATCCGCACCAGCGGCGAGCTGCGCATCAGCAATTTTCTCATCTGGCAGGCGGCCTATTCCGAATATTACCCCACGCCCGCCCTCTGGCCCGATTTCGGGCGCGAGGAACTCTACGAGGCCATCGTGGCCTTCAACCAGCGCGAACGTCGTTACGGTCTTGTGACCGAAGAATCATCCTGA
- the frr gene encoding ribosome recycling factor, translated as MIADVLREAKSRMNGAITSLDSDLSAFRTGRASTKLVEHLKVEQYGVEMQLNQMAVISVPEPQQLAIRPYDRGSMSAIEKAILKSDLGIMPNNDGQVIRLNIPRLTEERRRDLTRIVGRRIEEAKVAVRNVRRDLNHDLKELKDEKLISEDDFTRGEKQLQDTTNSFITQIEEIGRAKEAEIMEV; from the coding sequence ATGATTGCAGATGTGCTGCGCGAAGCCAAAAGCCGCATGAACGGGGCGATCACCTCGCTGGATTCCGACCTGTCGGCCTTTCGCACCGGGCGCGCTTCCACCAAGCTGGTCGAACATCTCAAGGTCGAGCAGTATGGCGTGGAGATGCAGCTGAATCAGATGGCCGTCATCTCCGTGCCCGAACCGCAACAATTGGCGATTCGCCCCTATGACCGCGGTTCCATGTCGGCCATCGAGAAGGCCATCCTGAAGTCCGACTTGGGCATCATGCCCAACAACGACGGGCAGGTGATCCGGCTGAACATCCCCCGGCTGACCGAGGAGCGCCGCCGCGATCTGACCCGCATCGTTGGCCGGCGCATCGAAGAGGCCAAGGTGGCCGTGCGCAACGTGCGCCGCGACCTGAACCACGACCTGAAAGAGTTGAAGGACGAAAAGCTCATTTCCGAAGACGACTTCACCCGGGGGGAGAAGCAGTTGCAGGACACCACCAATTCGTTCATCACCCAGATCGAAGAGATCGGCCGGGCCAAAGAAGCCGAGATCATGGAAGTCTAG
- a CDS encoding aspartate kinase yields MTLVMKFGGTSVGSAAAMRETADLILQARDTWGDVVVIASAMGSKPVKVTDLLLQGADTAFAGDRETYPRLAGLLRDIHYEAIDGLLSPDGERQIILAEIERFVERFTSLCGAVSILGELTPRALDTISGMGEQMSVRILAAYLRELGYDSEAIDATELILTDSNFQNATPQTAGTRERTQARLLPLLDNDAIPVVTGFIGATADGVTTTLGRGGSDFSAAILGQALEADEVWIWTDVDGVMSADPRLVPGAVSIPTLSFREVSELAYYGAKVIHAKTMRPCVESGIPLRIKNTFNPTHPGTVIEEDAAPTNGALKAVTAIKGVSIINVDGKGMIGVPGIAARTFAAVARLDVSVLLITQASSEQSICFIVPESSAAAVIGSLQHTFADELRRRDIERIWSRDRIAILTIVGAGIQTTYGIAGRIFSALGDNRVNVMAIAQGSTECGISIVVAAEDVGRSVEHVHALIVNQGERDDIETG; encoded by the coding sequence ATGACCTTGGTAATGAAATTCGGCGGCACGTCGGTGGGCAGCGCCGCCGCCATGCGCGAGACGGCCGATCTCATCCTGCAAGCGCGCGATACCTGGGGCGACGTGGTCGTCATCGCCTCGGCCATGGGTTCCAAGCCGGTCAAGGTGACTGACCTGCTGCTGCAAGGCGCCGACACCGCCTTCGCCGGCGACCGCGAGACCTACCCGCGGCTGGCCGGTTTGCTGCGCGACATCCACTATGAGGCCATCGACGGTCTGCTCTCGCCCGACGGCGAGCGGCAGATCATCCTGGCCGAGATCGAGCGCTTTGTCGAGCGTTTCACCTCGCTGTGCGGCGCGGTGAGCATCCTGGGCGAATTGACGCCGCGCGCGCTGGATACCATCAGCGGCATGGGCGAGCAGATGAGCGTGCGCATCCTGGCCGCCTATCTGCGCGAATTGGGCTACGACTCCGAGGCCATCGACGCCACGGAACTCATTCTGACCGACAGCAATTTCCAGAACGCCACGCCCCAGACGGCCGGCACGCGCGAACGGACGCAGGCGCGCCTGCTGCCCCTGCTGGACAACGACGCCATCCCGGTCGTGACCGGCTTCATCGGGGCCACGGCCGACGGCGTGACGACGACGCTCGGCCGCGGCGGCTCCGATTTCAGCGCGGCCATCCTGGGCCAGGCGCTGGAGGCCGACGAAGTGTGGATCTGGACCGACGTCGATGGCGTGATGAGCGCCGACCCACGGCTGGTTCCCGGCGCGGTGTCCATTCCCACTCTCTCCTTCCGCGAAGTATCGGAACTGGCCTATTACGGCGCGAAGGTCATCCACGCCAAGACGATGCGGCCGTGCGTGGAGAGCGGCATCCCGCTGCGCATCAAGAACACGTTCAACCCCACCCACCCGGGCACGGTCATCGAAGAGGACGCCGCGCCCACCAACGGCGCACTGAAGGCGGTGACGGCCATCAAGGGCGTCAGTATAATCAACGTCGACGGCAAGGGGATGATCGGTGTGCCCGGCATCGCCGCGCGCACCTTTGCCGCCGTAGCCCGCCTCGACGTCAGCGTGTTGCTCATCACCCAGGCGTCGTCGGAGCAGTCGATCTGCTTCATCGTGCCCGAGTCGTCGGCCGCGGCGGTGATCGGCAGCCTGCAACATACATTTGCCGACGAGTTGCGGCGGCGCGACATCGAGCGTATCTGGTCACGCGACCGCATCGCCATCCTCACCATCGTCGGCGCGGGCATCCAAACGACGTATGGCATCGCCGGGCGCATTTTCAGCGCCTTGGGCGATAACCGCGTCAACGTCATGGCCATTGCCCAGGGTTCGACCGAATGCGGCATCAGCATCGTCGTGGCCGCCGAGGACGTGGGCCGATCGGTGGAGCACGTCCACGCATTGATCGTCAATCAAGGGGAGCGAGATGACATCGAAACAGGGTAG
- a CDS encoding aminoglycoside phosphotransferase/kinase family protein has protein sequence MTSQVLSSREQISSEWLTQVLIRSGALTNGEVAAVEINADDRRLSSIYRLRIAYSEKSDGAKPTYLFLKTVNADQDDDFFGPSEVTYYVRDYVGVDGAPLIRCYDGVFSAEQRRYHLLLDDLSDSHVEAGTKTPTLAYGLALAEALACLHAHWWGAERIAQSGDRLPSAAQIDRFVAITRPGAGHIVAAMPDQLQPHWPAALAELLERHPAAMRARTADGNGFSLIHGDTNRTNILVPRTGDRPLYLIDRQPFDWSLTVWLAVYDLAIAVVLDWDVDLRRRHEMDILRHYHAQLLARGVSNYPWRQLVDDYRLSVAMGVYVATNWCRDGINQQMMHVWLPKLQKALTACDDLNCRALWT, from the coding sequence ATGACGTCTCAAGTCCTATCGAGCCGGGAGCAGATCAGCAGCGAATGGCTGACCCAGGTGTTGATTCGCAGCGGGGCGTTGACCAACGGGGAGGTAGCGGCCGTCGAGATCAACGCCGACGACCGCCGCTTGTCGTCCATCTATAGGCTTCGCATAGCCTATTCAGAGAAATCGGATGGGGCGAAGCCAACCTATCTCTTCCTGAAGACCGTCAACGCCGACCAGGACGACGATTTCTTCGGCCCGTCCGAAGTGACCTATTACGTGCGGGATTACGTCGGCGTCGATGGGGCCCCCCTGATCCGTTGCTACGACGGCGTCTTTTCGGCCGAGCAGCGCCGCTACCATCTCCTGCTGGATGACCTGTCGGACAGCCACGTGGAGGCCGGCACGAAAACGCCAACCCTGGCGTATGGTCTGGCATTGGCCGAGGCACTGGCCTGTCTCCATGCCCACTGGTGGGGGGCGGAGCGTATCGCTCAGTCCGGCGACCGGCTACCAAGCGCCGCCCAGATCGATCGCTTCGTAGCCATCACCCGGCCAGGGGCCGGCCACATCGTCGCCGCCATGCCCGATCAACTCCAGCCACATTGGCCGGCGGCCCTGGCCGAACTGCTCGAACGGCATCCGGCGGCCATGCGGGCGCGGACGGCCGACGGCAACGGCTTTAGCCTCATTCATGGCGACACCAACCGCACCAATATCCTCGTCCCGCGGACGGGCGACCGGCCGCTCTATCTCATCGACCGCCAGCCGTTCGACTGGAGCCTGACCGTCTGGCTGGCCGTCTATGATCTGGCTATCGCCGTTGTCCTCGACTGGGACGTTGATCTGCGCCGCCGCCATGAGATGGACATTCTGCGCCATTATCACGCCCAATTGTTGGCCCGCGGCGTGAGCAATTATCCTTGGCGGCAATTAGTGGATGATTACCGTTTATCCGTGGCGATGGGCGTCTACGTGGCGACCAACTGGTGCCGCGATGGCATCAACCAGCAAATGATGCACGTGTGGTTACCAAAGTTACAGAAGGCATTGACCGCCTGTGATGATTTGAACTGCCGCGCGCTATGGACGTGA